In Aspergillus oryzae RIB40 DNA, chromosome 6, one genomic interval encodes:
- a CDS encoding uncharacterized protein (pleiotropic drug resistance proteins (PDR1-15), ABC superfamily), whose protein sequence is MTEEKRTGSSRSSSIHEDVTDMRQQYKRRGSKFDDASVFESINPENRAELTRIASNFPLQRRATGSQESEARLQRKDTLEDIGLDHPSLDPTSGQFDQYKWTRMRLKLMDKEGIPRPPSTGVVFQNLNVSGSGSALQYQSTVGSILLEPFRPSGWLSFAKKSPEKHILRNFDGLLKSGEMLIVLGRPGSGCSTFLKTLCGQLHGLKLRKSSEIQYNGVSMEKMHKEFKGEVLYNQEVDKHFPHLTVGQTLEFAAAARTPENRLLGLKRQQFAKHITKVAMAVFGLLHTYNTKVGDDYIRGVSGGERKRVRLVCPIYRDFSGAPMGAWDNSTRGLDSASALEFVKALRLSSNLVGTSHAVAIYQASQAIYDVFDKAIVLYEGREIYFGPCDEARDYFTGMGWHCPPRQTTGDFLTAVTNPQERQARDGMENKVPRTPDDFEKYWKKSPQYAALQQEIDEYHMEYPVGGEAEQSFGEMKRVKQAKHVRPESPYIISIPMQVKLCTIRAYQRLWNDKPSTLTTVLGRIFMALIIGSMYFGTPTASAGFYSKGAALFFAVLMNALISITEINSLYDQRPIVEKQASYAFVHPFTEAFGGIVSDIPVKFVSAVIFNIIFYFLAGLRYEPSQFFIFFLFTFLSTLAMSGIFRTLAAATKTLAQAMAMAGVLVLAIVIYTGFVIPVPQMHDIPWFSWIRWINPIFYTFESMIANEFHGRQFICSQFVPAYPSLSGDSFICSVRGAVAGERTVSGDAFIESQYTYTYTHEWRNLGILIGFWIFFSVIYLLATEINSQTSSKAEFLVFRRGHVPAHMRDLDKTQGDSGSTEVAQSHKEKETENAASVIPKQRSIFTWRNVCYDIPVKGGQRRLLDHVSGWVKPGTLTALMGVSGAGKTTLLDVLAKRVSIGVVTGDMLVDGKTLDNSFQRKTGYVQQQDLHLATTTVREALRFSALLRQPKSVSRKEKYDYVEEVIEMLNMQDFAGAIVGTPGEGLNVEQRKLLTIGVELAAKPELLIFLDEPTSGLDSQSSWSIVAFLRKLADHGQAVLSTIHQPSALLFQQFDRLLFLAKGGKTVYFGEIGDQSRTLLDYFEGNGARACGPEENPAEYMLEIIGAGASGKASKDWSAVWNESPESSNVQKEIDRIYQERASASNGSDDTHHGKPAEYAMPFMYQLWYVTHRVFQQYWREPAYVWAKILLATLSSLFIGFTFFKPNSSQQGFQDILFSAFMLTSIFSTLVQQIMPKFVVQRSLYEVRERPSKAYSWAAFLIANVIVEIPYQILAGVISWACYYYPIYGANQASQRQGLMLLFIVQFYIFTSTFATFIISALPDAETGGTIATLLFIMATTFNGVMQPPNALPGFWIFMYRVSPLTYLIAGMTATGLHGRAIRCDTAELSVFNPPSGSTCGDYLAPYLQSAPGVLYNPSATQGCEYCQLRNADQYLASSNIYYSERWRNYGLGWAYIGFNVMGTVALYYLFRVKHYNPTSLVRGVANGAKLVCRVFKRRSGTTPRGREAENGRLV, encoded by the exons ATGACAGAGGAGAAACGCACCGGCAGCAGCCGGTCAAGTTCAATCCATGAGGATGTGACGGACATGAGACAACAGTACAAGCGAAGAGGGTCAAAATTCGACGATGCCTCAGTCTTCGAGAGCATTAATCCCGAAAACAGAGCAGAGTTGACGCGCATTGCGTCAAACTTTCCCTTGCAACGTCGTGCGACTGGCTCTCAAGAGAGTGAAGCTCGTCTCCAACGCAAAGATACGCTTGAGGATATTGGCCTCGATCACCCTTCCCTGGATCCTACCAGCGGTCAATTCGACCAATACAAATGGACTCGGATGAGACTGAAGCTGATGGATAAGGAAGGCATTCCTCGTCCCCCTTCCACTGGAGTTGTATTTCAGAATCTCAATGTGTCTGGATCAGGCTCGGCGCTGCAATATCAGAGTACTGTGGGATCGATTCTGTTGGAACCCTTCCGCCCATCAGGATGGCTAAGCTTTGCGAAAAAGTCCCCGGAGAAGCATATCTTACGCAATTTTGATGGTCTTCTAAAGAGCGGCGAGATGCTGATTGTTCTGGGGAGGCCTGGTAGCGGCTGTTCGACCTTTCTTAAGACACTATGTGGGCAGCTGCATGGCCTAAAGCTTCGCAAAAGCTCTGAGATACAGTACAATGGGGTttccatggagaagatgcataAGGAGTTCAAGGGTGAGGTTCTGTACAACCAAGAGGTGGATAAGCATTTCCCTCATTTGACCGTCGGACAAACATTGGAATTTGCTGCAGCGGCGAGAACCCCCGAGAATAGGTTACTTGGGCTCAAGCGACAGCAGTTCGCTAAGCACATCACCAAGGTTGCGATGGCTGTATTTGGCTTACTTCATACATACAACACAAAGG TGGGTGATGATTATATTCGAGGTGTTTCCGGGGGTGAACGAAAGAGAGTTAGGTTAGTATGCCCTATATATCGTGATT TTTCCGGTGCACCTATGGGAGCATGGGATAACAGTACGAGAGGTCTGGATTCTGCAAGCGCATTGGAGTTCGTCAAAGCACTGCGGCTTTCCTCCAATTTGGTTGGCACTAGTCATGCGGTTGCTATCTATCAAGCCTCCCAGGCAATCTACGATGTCTTTGACAAAGCTATTGTTCTATACGAAGGGCGAGAAATCTATTTTGGGCCGTGTGATGAGGCAAGAGACTACTTCACCGGTATGGGCTGGCATTGTCCACCACGCCAAACCACTGGGGATTTCTTGACAGCCGTTACCAACCCGCAGGAGCGTCAAGCACGGGATGGAATGGAGAACAAGGTCCCTCGCACACCAGATGATTTTGAGAAGTACTGGAAAAAGAGTCCTCAATATGCCGCGCTCCAGCAAGAAATCGATGAGTATCATATGGAGTACCCAGTGGGAGGAGAAGCGGAGCAAAGCTttggagaaatgaagagagtTAAACAGGCAAAGCATGTTCGACCGGAAAGCCCTTATATCATTTCAATTCCGATGCAAGTCAAACTTTGCACAATCAGAGCTTATCAGCG GCTTTGGAATGACAAACCATCCACACTGACAACGGTCCTCGGGAGAATCTTCATGGCTCTTATAATTGGATCCATGTATTTTGG GACACCCACTGCTTCGGCCGGATTTTATAGTAAAGGAGCcgctcttttctttgctgtctT AATGAATGCTCTCATCAGTATCACCGAGATCAACTCTCTCTATGACCAGAGACCTATAGTTGAGAAGCAAGCGTCCTATGCCTTCGTACATCCCTTCACTGAAGCGTTTGGTGGTATCGTAAGCGATATACCAGTGAAATTCGTCTCAGCCGTGATTTTTAATATCATTTTTTACTTCCTAGCCGGATTG CGATATGAGCCGTCCcaattcttcattttcttcttatttaCGTTCCTCAGTACACTTGCAATGTCGGGAATCTTTCGGACCCTTGCAGCTGCGACAAAGACCCTCGCGCAAGCTATGGCCATGGCTGGTGTGTTGGTTTTAGCCATCGTCATCTATACAGGATTCGTAATCCCTGTTCCACAGATGCATGACATTCCGTGGTTTAGCTGGATCCGATGGATCAATCCCATCTTCTACACGTTTGAGTCCATGATAGCCAACGAATTCCATGGTCGGCAGTTCATATGCTCGCAGTTCGTACCTGCTTACCCGAGTCTTAGTGGAGATTCCTTCATCTGCTCCGTCAGAGGTGCTGTTGCAGGGGAAAGGACTGTTTCGGGGGACGCTTTCATTGAATCACAGTATACGTACACATACACGCACGAATGGAGGAACCTTGGCATTTTGATAggcttctggatcttcttctccgtgATCTATCTACTGGCCACGGAGATCAATTCCCAAACTTCTTCAAAGGCCGAGTTCTTGGTGTTTCGACGGGGCCATGTGCCAGCACATATGCGCGACCTTGACAAAACTCAAGGTGACTCTGGATCTACAGAAGTCGCTCAGTCGCataaagagaaggaaacTGAGAATGCTGCATCAGTTATACCAAAGCAGCGGAGCATATTTACCTGGCGAAATGTGTGCTATGATATCCCTGTGAAAGGGGGGCAGCGGCGCCTATTAGACCACGTCTCAGGGTGGGTTAAACCTGGTACACTTACCGCACTGATGGGTGTATCAGGGGCTGGTAAAACGACCTTGCTTGACGTTCTCGCCAAGCGTGTTTCTATTGGCGTTGTGACGGGTGATATGCTGGTAGATGGGAAAACGCTTGACAATAGTTTCCAGAGGAAAACAGGATATGTGCAGcagcaagatcttcacctTGCCACAACAACTGTGAGGGAGGCGCTACGGTTCAGTGCACTCCTGCGTCAGCCAAAGTCAGTctcgaggaaggagaagtatgATTATGTCGAGGAAGTTATAGAGATGCTCAATATGCAGGACTTTGCTGGCGCTATTGTTGGGACACCGGGTGAAGGCTTGAATGTTGAGCAAAGAAAGCTTTTGACAATCGGGGTGGAGTTGGCTGCAAAGCCTGAATTGCTGATTTTTCTCGATGAACCAACTAGTGGTCTAGACTCTCAGAGCTCTTGGTCTATTGTAGCCTTCTTGCGGAAGCTTGCAGACCATGGCCAAGCAGTACTTTCTACGATTCACCAACCGAGCGCGCTTCTATTCCAGCAATTTGACCGTCTCTTGTTTCTAGCAAAGGGTGGAAAGACTGTCTATTTTGGAGAAATCGGCGACCAATCTCGCACCCTACTTGACTACTTTGAAGGGAATGGGGCAAGAGCCTGTGGTCCGGAAGAGAAT CCGGCCGAATATATGCTAGAAATTATTGGAGCTGGTGCCTCTGGTAAAGCCTCTAAGGACTGGTCTGCCGTATGGAATGAAAGTCCCGAATCCAGTAATGTCCAAAAGGAAATTGACAGAATCTATCAAGAGAGAGCCTCAGCATCCAATGGTAGCGACGACACCCATCATGGAAAACCTGCGGAATACGCCATGCCGTTTATGTACCAGCTGTGGTACGTAACTCATCGTGTCTTCCAACAGTATTGGCGAGAGCCTGCCTACGTATGGGCCAAGATCCTTCTTGCTACCCTCTCGTCGCTTTTCATTGGCTTCACATTCTTCAAGCCCAATAGCAGTCAACAGGGATTCCAGGACATCTTGTTCAGTGCCTTCATGCtgacttccatcttctcaaCATTGGTACAACA AATCATGCCAAAATTCGTGGTTCAGCGATCCCTATACGAAGTCAGAGAGCGACCATCGAAGGCATATTCATGGGCAGCGTTCCTTATCGCCAACGTAATAGTTGAGATACCTTACCAGATACTTGCCGGAGTAATCTCATGGGCATGCTACTATTACCCCATCTATGGTGCCAACCAGGCCTCTCAACGGCAGGGTCTCATGTTACTCTTCATCGTCCAGTTCTACATATTCACTTCGACATTTGCAACATTTATTATATCCGCACTCCCCGATGCAGAGACAGGAGGAACCATCGCGACATTGCTATTCATCATGGCTACTACCTTCAACGGCGTCATGCAACCGCCGAACGCTCTCCCAGggttctggatcttcatgtATCGAGTATCTCCCTTGACATACTTAATCGCGGGCATGACAGCAACAGGATTACACGGCCGAGCAATCCGATGCGACACGGCCGAACTAAGCGTCTTCAACCCACCCTCCGGTTCAACCTGTGGTGACTACCTAGCCCCGTATCTCCAATCTGCGCCAGGCGTACTGTACAACCCCAGTGCAACACAAGGATGCGAGTACTGTCAGCTTCGTAATGCCGACCAATACCTGGCCAGCAGCAACATCT ACTACAGTGAGAGGTGGCGAAATTACGGACTGGGCTGGGCTTACATCGGCTTCAATGTCATGGGTACTGTTGCTCTGTATTACCTCTTCCGAGTTAAGCATTATAACCCCACTAGCTTGGTGCGGGGTGTTGCGAATGGTGCGAAGTTGGTTTGTCGGGTGTTTAAGAGACGTTCTGGGACGACACCTAGGGGGAGGGaggcagagaatggaaggTTGGTTTAA